The following are encoded in a window of Ricinus communis isolate WT05 ecotype wild-type chromosome 4, ASM1957865v1, whole genome shotgun sequence genomic DNA:
- the LOC8266544 gene encoding rab3 GTPase-activating protein catalytic subunit isoform X3, with amino-acid sequence MGTVFTRRFEADLIGSQVPVKLMHLEGLYELFVSKFAYTTLDYAMRLFKVHFTMKSTYRTILNDDDDSDIQSPAAEIEESRRNPSGDADTRNASQWDDDCPWSEWYSAEDPVKGLELIATWSEKMVESSLEMAEIENASPHDAEKWMILPILSPNLDSSEGNRIGFASQLRLLVNALDMSFAAQFMEDFVSAVENLGSDNLKASLVVPPPTVMDRVFKDLFHEGSQLPDFAAGEHKSSRAVKGAPLESLFAQFCLHCLWIGNCNIRAIAVLWVEFIREVRWCWEESQPLPKVPVNGSIDLSTCLIHQKLQMLAICIEKKCELNEDFQDCVESNDQAYADIKGDGPVGNVATHIPSEEIDGIRDSPLIQDGLHRSEPLISKSTMKHEDGFSSDLKPPDRSRRGSAGVVGTMMLLKSYQSMHAPFTQDPPLMTEDMHEERLQAVEVFGDSFSFSAQLERDILSSDMSAFKAANPDAVFEDFIRWHSPGDWENDESAASRPSKSSMDCLKDDWPPRGRLSQRMSEHGNLWRKIWNDVPALPAYEQKPFLDPNREGEKILHYLETLRPHQLLEQMVCTAFRASADTLNRTKFGGLKQMTVKIEQFYRTMISMLKRLQTNSISGNGETIEDLRQLCDIFEHVEKLLTLATSLHRKFMKAPRLSEEIFSDYYNYYTPRMGTGSLDVDQREFGMKQKVSMHERRVVSNMFAPPSANQTWRKVLSMGNLLNGHEPIAREIIFSMRDSLSNHHYAAQSPMGIEQEMETYRMYICGTSNDLRVALSVTSCD; translated from the exons ATGGGAACTGTTTTCACTAGAAGATTTGAAGCAGATCTTATTGGTAGCCAAGTCCCTGTAAAGCTTATGCATTTGGAAGGCTTATATGAGTTATTTGTTTCTAAGTTT GCTTACACAACACTGGATTATGCAATGCGTCTTTTCAAAGTTCATTTTACAATGAAATCAACATACAGAACCATTCtcaatgatgatgatgacagTGATATCCAGAGTCCTGCTGCTGAAATTGAAGAATCTCGAAGGAATCCTAGTGGTGATGCTGACACCCGCAATGCGTCACAGTGGGATGATGATTGTCCTTGGAGCGAGTGGTACTCTGCAGAGGACCCAGTAAAAG GACTTGAATTAATTGCCACATGGTCGGAGAAGATGGTTGAAAGCTCTCTTGAAATGGCTGAAATAGAAAATGCTTCACCTCATGATGCTGAAAAGTGGATGATACTTCCGATCTTGTCTCCAAATCT TGATAGTTCAGAAGGAAACAGAATTGGATTTGCTTCTCAATTGCGCCTTTTGGTTAATGCATTGGATATGTCTTTTGCCGCTCAATTCATGGAGGATTTTGTATCAG CAGTTGAAAACCTAGGTTCTGATAATCTCAAGGCCTCACTGGTTGTACCGCCACCAACAGTAATGGATCGTGTGTTCAAAGATCTTTTTCATGAGG GATCTCAACTCCCGGATTTCGCTGCAGGCGAGCATAAAAGTTCTAGAGCTGTTAAAGGTGCACCTCTGGAATCTCTTTTTGCACAGTTTTGCCTGCATTGTCTATGGATTGGGAACTGCAACATACGCG CTATTGCTGTGCTCTGGGTAGAGTTTATTCGAGAGGTCCGTTGGTGTTGGGAGGAGTCGCAACCATTGCCTAAAGTGCCTGTCAATGGTTCAATTGACCTTTCAACTTGTTTGATTCACCAGAAATTGCAAATG CTTGCTATATGCATTGAGAAGAAGTGTGAACTGAACGAAGATTTCCAAGACTGTGTAGAAAGCAATGATCAGGCTTATGCTGATATAAAG GGAGATGGTCCAGTAGGAAACGTGGCAACTCATATACCCAGTGAAGAGATTGATGGGATTCGTGACAG CCCCTTGATACAGGATGGCTTGCATAGATCTGAACCGCTGATATCAAAATCTACTATGAAGCATGAAGATGGATTCTCCAGTGATCTCAAACCTCCAGACCGTTCTAGGAGAGGCTCAGCTGGCGTGGTTGGAACCATGATGCTTCTGAAGTCATATCAGAGCATGCATGCCCCTTTCACACAG GATCCACCACTTATGACAGAAGACATGCACGAAGAACGACTGCAGGCTGTTGAAGTCTTCGGTGATTCTTTT AGCTTTTCTGCTCAGTTGGAGAGAGATATCTTATCATCAG aCATGTCAGCATTCAAAGCAGCAAATCCTGATGCTGTCTTTGAGGATTTTATTCGGTGGCATTCTCCGGGAGATTGGGAAAATGATGAGAGTGCAGCAAGCAGACCATCCAAAAGTTCGATGGATTGTTTGAAGGATGATTGGCCTCCTCGAGGACGACTTTCGCAACGAATGTCTGAGCATGGGAACTTGTGGCGAAAAATCTGGAATGATGTACCTGCATTACCAGCTTATGAGCAGAAACCATTTCTGGATCCAAACCGAGAAGGAGagaag ATCCTTCATTACTTGGAGACATTACGACCCCATCAACTGCTGGAGCAAATGGTCTGTACTGCCTTCAGAGCATCAGCTGACACACTGAATCGGACTAAATTTGGAGGATTGAAACAAATGACAGTCAAAATTGAACAATTTTACCGTACTATGATTTCTATGTTGAAGCGTCTGCAAA CAAATAGTATATCTGGCAACGGTGAGACGATTGAAGACCTAAGACAATTGTGTGACATCTTTGAACATGTTGAGAAGTTGCTTACGCTTGCAACTTCTCTTCATCGTAAGTTCATGAAAGCACCGCGTCTGTCTGAGGAAATTTTCTCCGACTACTATAACTATTATACTCCAAGAATGGGAACAGGCTCCTTGGATGTTGATCAAAGG GAGTTCGGAATGAAGCAGAAAGTAAGCATGCACGAGAGACGGGTGGTATCAAATATGTTCGCACCACCTAGTGCTAATCAGACATGGAGAAAAGTATTAAGCATGGGTAATCTTCTCAACGGGCATGAGCCGATCGCGAGggaaataatattttccatGCGTGATAGCTTGAGCAACCATCATTATGCCGCGCAATCTCCGATGGGCATTGAACAAGAAATGGAGACATATAGAATGTACATATGTGGAACCTCAAATGATCTCCGTGTAGCACTTTCTGTTACCTCATgcgattaa
- the LOC8266543 gene encoding serine/threonine-protein kinase Sgk3, producing the protein MAAALECWSSRASTDEDMVEQVLMRTQDRSESTLLHQDTTSSLSSLNPVIKDPPSSSNMQKRLQRLSRNVSEAIASLKNSLNLDSPRGDSVLQLQQQQQQLPLQVNGSTKVESCRKVVWAGVVRNLTQLYPGSQLPEKLVSNIRKHYDSLPLSYAQAGFDMKDVFLHIKLIEQASVDEQPAIMIQEVSDDEVQGSVFKLTFACNSLISWPAMSGALDNASICCKKIQIFEKKGFTLAVILLLVQAGHEKSFKNRIENALKNAIKKPKQTTVKLPFGLCGCQEENTRGRDFGEIEEDPNELSYRNGTENLNVKIQLEMPLPTSSFVVSIDEWQTMQSGGDEIGKWLLNSDNLEFVDQIGPNSFKGVYKGKRVGIEKLKGCDKGNAYDFELRKDLLELMTCGHKNVLQFYGVCVDENHGLCVVTKLMEGGSVSDLMLKNKKLQTKEIIRIAVDIAEGIKFMNDHGVAYRDLNTQRILLDRHGNACLGDMGIVTACKSMGEAMEYETDGYRWLAPEIIAGDPESVTETWMSNVYSFGMVIWEMVTGEAAYAACSPVQAAVGIAACGLRPDIPKDCPQILKSLMTKCWNNCPSKRPQFSEILSILLRFSNNNSCKRKGRKKEERKEEKKLRN; encoded by the exons ATGGCTGCAGCTCTAGAGTGCTGGTCTAGTAGAGCCAGTACTGATGAAGACATGGTAGAACAAGTGTTGATGCGAACCCAAGATAGATCAGAATCCACTTTACTTCATCAAGATactacttcttctttgtcaTCTTTAAATCCTGTAATCAAAGACCCACCATCCTCTTCTAATATGCAGAAACGGCTTCAAAGACTGAGTCGAAACGTATCTGAAGCTATTGCCTCGCTTAAGAACTCGCTGAATCTTGACTCGCCCCGTGGTGACTCAGTCTTGCAACtgcaacagcagcagcagcagctaCCGCTGCAGGTCAATGGTAGTACTAAAGTTGAGAGCTGTAGGAAAGTTGTTTGGGCTGGTGTTGTACGGAACCTTACTCAGTTATACCCAGGTAGCCAGTTACCTGAGAAGCTTGTGTCTAATATTAGGAAGCATTATGATTCTTTGCCTCTCAG TTATGCACAGGCGGGATTTGATATGAAAGATGTGTTTCTGCACATAAAGTTGATAGAGCAGGCATCAGTGGATGAGCAACCTGCAATAATGATACAGGAAGTATCTGATGATGAGGTACAGGGTTCTGTATTTAAGCTCACATTTGCTTGTAACTCTTTGATTTCTTGGCCCGCAATGTCTGGTGCATTAGATAATGCATCAATTTGCTGTAAGAAAATTCAGATCTTTGAAAAGAAGGGGTTTACTCTTGCCGTCATACTTCTTTTAGTTCAAGCTGGACACGAGAAATCTTTCAAAAATCGGATCGAAAATGCTTTAAAAAATGCCATCAAGAAGCCTAAACAGACAACGGTAAAGCTTCCATTTGGGCTTTGTGGGTGCCAAGAAGAGAATACTAGAGGGAGAGATTTTGGTGAAATAGAAGAGGATCCTAATGAACTGAGTTACAGAAATGGCACTGAGAATTTGAATGTGAAAATTCAGCTTGAAATGCCCTTGCCCACTTCATCATTTGTTGTATCTATTGATGAATGGCAAACAATGCAGTCAGGTGGAGATGAGATAGGAAAATGGCTTTTGAACTCTGATAATCTTGAGTTTGTTGATCAGATTGGACCCAATTCTTTCAAGGGAGTTTATAAGGGCAAAAGGGTTGGAATTGAGAAGCTCAAAGGATGCGACAAAGGGAATGCTTATGATTTCGAACTCCGTAAAGACCTATTAGAGTTAATGACTTGTGGACATAAAAATGTCCTGCAATTTTATGGTGTCTGTGTTGATGAAAATCATGGGTTGTGTGTGGTAACCAAATTGATGGAAGGTGGCTCTGTTAGTGATTTGATGCTAAAGAATAAGAAGCTTCAGACTAAGGAAATTATAAGGATTGCTGTAGACATAGCTGAAGGGATTAAGTTCATGAATGATCATGGAGTAGCATATAGGGATCTTAACACACAGAGGATTTTACTAGACCGGCATGGGAATGCCTGCTTAGGAGACATGGGTATAGTCACTGCTTGCAAGAGCATGGGTGAGGCGATGGAGTATGAAACTGATGGTTATCGCTGGCTAGCCCCAGAG ATCATTGCTGGTGATCCAGAGAGTGTGACTGAGACGTGGATGAGTAATGTGTATAGTTTTGGGATGGTGATCTGGGAAATGGTGACTGGTGAGGCAGCCTATGCCGCATGTTCGCCTGTGCAGGCAGCAGTTGGAATAGCTGCTTGTGGCCTGAGACCTGATATTCCTAAGGACTGCCCACAAATCTTAAAATCTCTGATGACCAAGTGCTGGAACAATTGCCCATCAAAGCGTCCTCAGTTCTCCGAAATCCTATCCATTTTATTACGATTCAGCAACAACAATAG TTGCAAAAGGAAGGGGAGgaaaaaggaagagagaaaagaggaaaagaaattaaggaaTTAA
- the LOC8266544 gene encoding rab3 GTPase-activating protein catalytic subunit isoform X1, translating into MASTSKVEPSGGGDNKEEEEEEGEELERFDDFTLASSWERFISEIEAVCRKWLADGPKNLLEKGAVQLEFSQKLYKVKFELRYAMKSYSMEYYFETNSGGKIADWDGNLHDLQLCFGVKEFLVIAPQSASGVVLDAPEASKLLSAVAIALSNCSSLWPAFVPVHDPSRKAYIGIQNMGTVFTRRFEADLIGSQVPVKLMHLEGLYELFVSKFAYTTLDYAMRLFKVHFTMKSTYRTILNDDDDSDIQSPAAEIEESRRNPSGDADTRNASQWDDDCPWSEWYSAEDPVKGLELIATWSEKMVESSLEMAEIENASPHDAEKWMILPILSPNLDSSEGNRIGFASQLRLLVNALDMSFAAQFMEDFVSAVENLGSDNLKASLVVPPPTVMDRVFKDLFHEGSQLPDFAAGEHKSSRAVKGAPLESLFAQFCLHCLWIGNCNIRAIAVLWVEFIREVRWCWEESQPLPKVPVNGSIDLSTCLIHQKLQMLAICIEKKCELNEDFQDCVESNDQAYADIKGDGPVGNVATHIPSEEIDGIRDSPLIQDGLHRSEPLISKSTMKHEDGFSSDLKPPDRSRRGSAGVVGTMMLLKSYQSMHAPFTQDPPLMTEDMHEERLQAVEVFGDSFSFSAQLERDILSSDMSAFKAANPDAVFEDFIRWHSPGDWENDESAASRPSKSSMDCLKDDWPPRGRLSQRMSEHGNLWRKIWNDVPALPAYEQKPFLDPNREGEKILHYLETLRPHQLLEQMVCTAFRASADTLNRTKFGGLKQMTVKIEQFYRTMISMLKRLQTNSISGNGETIEDLRQLCDIFEHVEKLLTLATSLHRKFMKAPRLSEEIFSDYYNYYTPRMGTGSLDVDQREFGMKQKVSMHERRVVSNMFAPPSANQTWRKVLSMGNLLNGHEPIAREIIFSMRDSLSNHHYAAQSPMGIEQEMETYRMYICGTSNDLRVALSVTSCD; encoded by the exons ATGGCATCCACCAGTAAAGTGGAGCCATCTGGTGGAGGAGacaataaagaagaagaagaagaagaggggGAAGAG CTGGAGCGATTTGATGATTTTACACTCGCGTCTTCATGGGAAAG gTTTATATCAGAAATAGAGGCAGTTTGTCGGAAATGGTTAGCTGATGGTCCAAAGAATTTATTG GAAAAAGGCGCAGTTCAATTGGAGTTCTCACAGAAATTATATAAGGTCAAATTTGAGCTGAGATATGCTATGAAAAGCTATAGCATggaatattattttgaaacgAACAGTGGCG GCAAAATAGCAGATTGGGATGGCAACTTGCATGATCTGCAGTTATGCTTTGGTGTAAAGGAATTTCTG GTCATTGCACCTCAAAGTGCTAGTGGCGTGGTTCTTGATGCACCAGAGGCCAGCAAGCTCTTAAGTGCAGTTGCAATTGCTTTGTCAAATTGTTCCAG CTTGTGGCCAGCATTTGTTCCAGTACATGATCCCTCTCGAAAAGCTTATATTGGAATTCAGAATATGGGAACTGTTTTCACTAGAAGATTTGAAGCAGATCTTATTGGTAGCCAAGTCCCTGTAAAGCTTATGCATTTGGAAGGCTTATATGAGTTATTTGTTTCTAAGTTT GCTTACACAACACTGGATTATGCAATGCGTCTTTTCAAAGTTCATTTTACAATGAAATCAACATACAGAACCATTCtcaatgatgatgatgacagTGATATCCAGAGTCCTGCTGCTGAAATTGAAGAATCTCGAAGGAATCCTAGTGGTGATGCTGACACCCGCAATGCGTCACAGTGGGATGATGATTGTCCTTGGAGCGAGTGGTACTCTGCAGAGGACCCAGTAAAAG GACTTGAATTAATTGCCACATGGTCGGAGAAGATGGTTGAAAGCTCTCTTGAAATGGCTGAAATAGAAAATGCTTCACCTCATGATGCTGAAAAGTGGATGATACTTCCGATCTTGTCTCCAAATCT TGATAGTTCAGAAGGAAACAGAATTGGATTTGCTTCTCAATTGCGCCTTTTGGTTAATGCATTGGATATGTCTTTTGCCGCTCAATTCATGGAGGATTTTGTATCAG CAGTTGAAAACCTAGGTTCTGATAATCTCAAGGCCTCACTGGTTGTACCGCCACCAACAGTAATGGATCGTGTGTTCAAAGATCTTTTTCATGAGG GATCTCAACTCCCGGATTTCGCTGCAGGCGAGCATAAAAGTTCTAGAGCTGTTAAAGGTGCACCTCTGGAATCTCTTTTTGCACAGTTTTGCCTGCATTGTCTATGGATTGGGAACTGCAACATACGCG CTATTGCTGTGCTCTGGGTAGAGTTTATTCGAGAGGTCCGTTGGTGTTGGGAGGAGTCGCAACCATTGCCTAAAGTGCCTGTCAATGGTTCAATTGACCTTTCAACTTGTTTGATTCACCAGAAATTGCAAATG CTTGCTATATGCATTGAGAAGAAGTGTGAACTGAACGAAGATTTCCAAGACTGTGTAGAAAGCAATGATCAGGCTTATGCTGATATAAAG GGAGATGGTCCAGTAGGAAACGTGGCAACTCATATACCCAGTGAAGAGATTGATGGGATTCGTGACAG CCCCTTGATACAGGATGGCTTGCATAGATCTGAACCGCTGATATCAAAATCTACTATGAAGCATGAAGATGGATTCTCCAGTGATCTCAAACCTCCAGACCGTTCTAGGAGAGGCTCAGCTGGCGTGGTTGGAACCATGATGCTTCTGAAGTCATATCAGAGCATGCATGCCCCTTTCACACAG GATCCACCACTTATGACAGAAGACATGCACGAAGAACGACTGCAGGCTGTTGAAGTCTTCGGTGATTCTTTT AGCTTTTCTGCTCAGTTGGAGAGAGATATCTTATCATCAG aCATGTCAGCATTCAAAGCAGCAAATCCTGATGCTGTCTTTGAGGATTTTATTCGGTGGCATTCTCCGGGAGATTGGGAAAATGATGAGAGTGCAGCAAGCAGACCATCCAAAAGTTCGATGGATTGTTTGAAGGATGATTGGCCTCCTCGAGGACGACTTTCGCAACGAATGTCTGAGCATGGGAACTTGTGGCGAAAAATCTGGAATGATGTACCTGCATTACCAGCTTATGAGCAGAAACCATTTCTGGATCCAAACCGAGAAGGAGagaag ATCCTTCATTACTTGGAGACATTACGACCCCATCAACTGCTGGAGCAAATGGTCTGTACTGCCTTCAGAGCATCAGCTGACACACTGAATCGGACTAAATTTGGAGGATTGAAACAAATGACAGTCAAAATTGAACAATTTTACCGTACTATGATTTCTATGTTGAAGCGTCTGCAAA CAAATAGTATATCTGGCAACGGTGAGACGATTGAAGACCTAAGACAATTGTGTGACATCTTTGAACATGTTGAGAAGTTGCTTACGCTTGCAACTTCTCTTCATCGTAAGTTCATGAAAGCACCGCGTCTGTCTGAGGAAATTTTCTCCGACTACTATAACTATTATACTCCAAGAATGGGAACAGGCTCCTTGGATGTTGATCAAAGG GAGTTCGGAATGAAGCAGAAAGTAAGCATGCACGAGAGACGGGTGGTATCAAATATGTTCGCACCACCTAGTGCTAATCAGACATGGAGAAAAGTATTAAGCATGGGTAATCTTCTCAACGGGCATGAGCCGATCGCGAGggaaataatattttccatGCGTGATAGCTTGAGCAACCATCATTATGCCGCGCAATCTCCGATGGGCATTGAACAAGAAATGGAGACATATAGAATGTACATATGTGGAACCTCAAATGATCTCCGTGTAGCACTTTCTGTTACCTCATgcgattaa
- the LOC8266544 gene encoding rab3 GTPase-activating protein catalytic subunit isoform X2 has product MASTSKVEPSGGGDNKEEEEEEGEELERFDDFTLASSWERFISEIEAVCRKWLADGPKNLLEKGAVQLEFSQKLYKVKFELRYAMKSYSMEYYFETNSGGKIADWDGNLHDLQLCFGVKEFLVIAPQSASGVVLDAPEASKLLSAVAIALSNCSSLWPAFVPVHDPSRKAYIGIQNMGTVFTRRFEADLIGSQVPVKLMHLEGLYELFVSKFAYTTLDYAMRLFKVHFTMKSTYRTILNDDDDSDIQSPAAEIEESRRNPSGDADTRNASQWDDDCPWSEWYSAEDPVKGLELIATWSEKMVESSLEMAEIENASPHDAEKWMILPILSPNLDSSEGNRIGFASQLRLLVNALDMSFAAQFMEDFVSVENLGSDNLKASLVVPPPTVMDRVFKDLFHEGSQLPDFAAGEHKSSRAVKGAPLESLFAQFCLHCLWIGNCNIRAIAVLWVEFIREVRWCWEESQPLPKVPVNGSIDLSTCLIHQKLQMLAICIEKKCELNEDFQDCVESNDQAYADIKGDGPVGNVATHIPSEEIDGIRDSPLIQDGLHRSEPLISKSTMKHEDGFSSDLKPPDRSRRGSAGVVGTMMLLKSYQSMHAPFTQDPPLMTEDMHEERLQAVEVFGDSFSFSAQLERDILSSDMSAFKAANPDAVFEDFIRWHSPGDWENDESAASRPSKSSMDCLKDDWPPRGRLSQRMSEHGNLWRKIWNDVPALPAYEQKPFLDPNREGEKILHYLETLRPHQLLEQMVCTAFRASADTLNRTKFGGLKQMTVKIEQFYRTMISMLKRLQTNSISGNGETIEDLRQLCDIFEHVEKLLTLATSLHRKFMKAPRLSEEIFSDYYNYYTPRMGTGSLDVDQREFGMKQKVSMHERRVVSNMFAPPSANQTWRKVLSMGNLLNGHEPIAREIIFSMRDSLSNHHYAAQSPMGIEQEMETYRMYICGTSNDLRVALSVTSCD; this is encoded by the exons ATGGCATCCACCAGTAAAGTGGAGCCATCTGGTGGAGGAGacaataaagaagaagaagaagaagaggggGAAGAG CTGGAGCGATTTGATGATTTTACACTCGCGTCTTCATGGGAAAG gTTTATATCAGAAATAGAGGCAGTTTGTCGGAAATGGTTAGCTGATGGTCCAAAGAATTTATTG GAAAAAGGCGCAGTTCAATTGGAGTTCTCACAGAAATTATATAAGGTCAAATTTGAGCTGAGATATGCTATGAAAAGCTATAGCATggaatattattttgaaacgAACAGTGGCG GCAAAATAGCAGATTGGGATGGCAACTTGCATGATCTGCAGTTATGCTTTGGTGTAAAGGAATTTCTG GTCATTGCACCTCAAAGTGCTAGTGGCGTGGTTCTTGATGCACCAGAGGCCAGCAAGCTCTTAAGTGCAGTTGCAATTGCTTTGTCAAATTGTTCCAG CTTGTGGCCAGCATTTGTTCCAGTACATGATCCCTCTCGAAAAGCTTATATTGGAATTCAGAATATGGGAACTGTTTTCACTAGAAGATTTGAAGCAGATCTTATTGGTAGCCAAGTCCCTGTAAAGCTTATGCATTTGGAAGGCTTATATGAGTTATTTGTTTCTAAGTTT GCTTACACAACACTGGATTATGCAATGCGTCTTTTCAAAGTTCATTTTACAATGAAATCAACATACAGAACCATTCtcaatgatgatgatgacagTGATATCCAGAGTCCTGCTGCTGAAATTGAAGAATCTCGAAGGAATCCTAGTGGTGATGCTGACACCCGCAATGCGTCACAGTGGGATGATGATTGTCCTTGGAGCGAGTGGTACTCTGCAGAGGACCCAGTAAAAG GACTTGAATTAATTGCCACATGGTCGGAGAAGATGGTTGAAAGCTCTCTTGAAATGGCTGAAATAGAAAATGCTTCACCTCATGATGCTGAAAAGTGGATGATACTTCCGATCTTGTCTCCAAATCT TGATAGTTCAGAAGGAAACAGAATTGGATTTGCTTCTCAATTGCGCCTTTTGGTTAATGCATTGGATATGTCTTTTGCCGCTCAATTCATGGAGGATTTTGTATCAG TTGAAAACCTAGGTTCTGATAATCTCAAGGCCTCACTGGTTGTACCGCCACCAACAGTAATGGATCGTGTGTTCAAAGATCTTTTTCATGAGG GATCTCAACTCCCGGATTTCGCTGCAGGCGAGCATAAAAGTTCTAGAGCTGTTAAAGGTGCACCTCTGGAATCTCTTTTTGCACAGTTTTGCCTGCATTGTCTATGGATTGGGAACTGCAACATACGCG CTATTGCTGTGCTCTGGGTAGAGTTTATTCGAGAGGTCCGTTGGTGTTGGGAGGAGTCGCAACCATTGCCTAAAGTGCCTGTCAATGGTTCAATTGACCTTTCAACTTGTTTGATTCACCAGAAATTGCAAATG CTTGCTATATGCATTGAGAAGAAGTGTGAACTGAACGAAGATTTCCAAGACTGTGTAGAAAGCAATGATCAGGCTTATGCTGATATAAAG GGAGATGGTCCAGTAGGAAACGTGGCAACTCATATACCCAGTGAAGAGATTGATGGGATTCGTGACAG CCCCTTGATACAGGATGGCTTGCATAGATCTGAACCGCTGATATCAAAATCTACTATGAAGCATGAAGATGGATTCTCCAGTGATCTCAAACCTCCAGACCGTTCTAGGAGAGGCTCAGCTGGCGTGGTTGGAACCATGATGCTTCTGAAGTCATATCAGAGCATGCATGCCCCTTTCACACAG GATCCACCACTTATGACAGAAGACATGCACGAAGAACGACTGCAGGCTGTTGAAGTCTTCGGTGATTCTTTT AGCTTTTCTGCTCAGTTGGAGAGAGATATCTTATCATCAG aCATGTCAGCATTCAAAGCAGCAAATCCTGATGCTGTCTTTGAGGATTTTATTCGGTGGCATTCTCCGGGAGATTGGGAAAATGATGAGAGTGCAGCAAGCAGACCATCCAAAAGTTCGATGGATTGTTTGAAGGATGATTGGCCTCCTCGAGGACGACTTTCGCAACGAATGTCTGAGCATGGGAACTTGTGGCGAAAAATCTGGAATGATGTACCTGCATTACCAGCTTATGAGCAGAAACCATTTCTGGATCCAAACCGAGAAGGAGagaag ATCCTTCATTACTTGGAGACATTACGACCCCATCAACTGCTGGAGCAAATGGTCTGTACTGCCTTCAGAGCATCAGCTGACACACTGAATCGGACTAAATTTGGAGGATTGAAACAAATGACAGTCAAAATTGAACAATTTTACCGTACTATGATTTCTATGTTGAAGCGTCTGCAAA CAAATAGTATATCTGGCAACGGTGAGACGATTGAAGACCTAAGACAATTGTGTGACATCTTTGAACATGTTGAGAAGTTGCTTACGCTTGCAACTTCTCTTCATCGTAAGTTCATGAAAGCACCGCGTCTGTCTGAGGAAATTTTCTCCGACTACTATAACTATTATACTCCAAGAATGGGAACAGGCTCCTTGGATGTTGATCAAAGG GAGTTCGGAATGAAGCAGAAAGTAAGCATGCACGAGAGACGGGTGGTATCAAATATGTTCGCACCACCTAGTGCTAATCAGACATGGAGAAAAGTATTAAGCATGGGTAATCTTCTCAACGGGCATGAGCCGATCGCGAGggaaataatattttccatGCGTGATAGCTTGAGCAACCATCATTATGCCGCGCAATCTCCGATGGGCATTGAACAAGAAATGGAGACATATAGAATGTACATATGTGGAACCTCAAATGATCTCCGTGTAGCACTTTCTGTTACCTCATgcgattaa
- the LOC8266542 gene encoding SPX domain-containing protein 2, producing MLELDCFIYELSFPFLSHPRVLEVEQEMQYGKMLRREVERTFRGWKGQFISYKKLKKQLKLIYPRSRGRFPRYATRRFVEVNNRGLRIGFSRLLHNELKKVNTFYLEKEEDYIIRLKELQIRAANLRTNEEKLQVQKDILKFHGEMVLLLQYSALNFRGLIKIVKKHNKKTGTTFEFSAMPRVMQQSFFSTDLLDNLMKEAEAMLARLFLPDEP from the exons ATGCTGGAATTAGAttgttttatatatgaattatcATTTCCTTTCTTATCTCATCCTCGAGTATTGGAAGTTGAGCAAGAAATGCAGTACGGGAAGATGCTCCGCCGTGAGGTTGAGAGGACTTTTCGTGGATGGAAAGGTCAGTTCATATCGTACAAGAAGTTGAAGAAGCAACTGAAGTTGATATACCCTCGATCCAGAGGTAGATTTCCAAGATATGCCACTAGAAGATTCGTGGAAGTAAACAATAGGGGGCTTAGAATTGGTTTTTCAAGATTATTACACAATGAACTCAAGAAAGTTAATACATTTTATTtggagaaagaagaagattacATCATTAGATTAAAG GAGCTGCAAATTAGAGCAGCAAACTTGCGTACTAATGAAGAGAAGCTACAAGTGCAGAAGGATATCCTGAAATTTCATGGAGAAATGGTTCTGCTACTCCAGTATAGCGCCCTTAACTTCAGAG GGTTAATAAAGATTGTCAAGAAGCACAACAAGAAGACTGGCACAACCTTTGAGTTCTCTGCCATGCCAAGGGTTATGCAGCAGTCATTCTTCTCTACTGATCTGCTTGACAATCTGATGAAGGAGGCTGAAGCAATGCTGGCTCGCCTGTTTCTTCCAGATGAACCTTAA